Below is a genomic region from Campylobacter geochelonis.
AAAGAAGCTCATTTTCTCTTAACTCAAACTCGCCAGAGCTTATAATAGGCTCTTTAAAATCGCGCAAAAACAAGCTTTCTTTAAATTTTCCACTCACTCCATCTGTTTTAACTATGTTTTTTAGCTCATCCAAACTAAAAGAAAAAGCCAAATTTAGAATTAAAACTAAGCCTACAACCGCTCTCATCCGCGCTCCTTTTCTAGCCTTTTTCTAGCAACTTCTGGCAAGATAAAGCAAGTTTTTAACCCATCTATTTCAACGCAAACTTGCGAAGTAGTTGCCTTGCAAAGCAGTTTGCCACTTTGCGCATTTTTTATTTTATAACTAAATTTTAAAAACGTATCGCACTCTAAAAGCGCCACCTCTACATCAAGTTCATCGCCAAAAAATGCAGGATGGATAAATTTAAAGTCCATTTTAACGATAGGATAAGCAAATCCATCTTTTTTCATATCATCGTATGTATATCCAACTTCACGTAAAAACGCGCACCTTGCAGCTTCGATAAATTTGACATAATTACCATGCCAAGCCACTTCCATACTATCTACGTCATAAAACTCGACTCGCATTTTAAAAACTCTCATCACTGCCTCCAAAAATCAAAAAAATTATACCACTGCGCTGGATACTTCTCGCACTTTAACTCAAGCTGTTTTACATATCGTTCTAAGTGCGGTTTTACCGAAGCTTGCTTATCTTTTAAAAGTACAATTTTATCACTTAATCTCTCAAGCGATAAGTGAAATTTGCCATTAGTTTTAATACACCAAAACGTGCTTATCTTAACGCCTAAAAGCCCAGCTATCAAATACGCTCCGATGTTAAATTTAGCCTCTTTTCCTAAAAATTTTGTACTTAAAAATTTACTTCCATTTATAGGGATACGATCTCCCATTATAGCGATATGCTCGCCATTTTCAAGCAAAGTTTTAAAGTGAAGCATACTAGATATATCAAGCTCATCAACATGATAAATTTTAACCTTGCTTTTGCTTATTTTGTTTATAAAGTTGTTAAAATTTTGCGCA
It encodes:
- a CDS encoding acyl-CoA thioesterase — its product is MRVFKMRVEFYDVDSMEVAWHGNYVKFIEAARCAFLREVGYTYDDMKKDGFAYPIVKMDFKFIHPAFFGDELDVEVALLECDTFLKFSYKIKNAQSGKLLCKATTSQVCVEIDGLKTCFILPEVARKRLEKERG